One Bacteroidales bacterium DNA segment encodes these proteins:
- a CDS encoding TolC family protein — protein MKPSIKKCFFSGIILLSSIVASFSQGLTPYKISLGEAVEMGLQNHQQLKIAKVNVETSEQQVKVSKSQQLPTVTFSANAFYLGDALLLNPDWSKLQTVSMPHFGNSFAVQASQLLYKGGVIKKSIEMAELQQQLAELDMIVNEQDIKFLIISNYLDIYTTINQAHILEQNKILAEQLYDNIKKSYKEDMVTRNELIRAELQIKNLDQAILTMQNNHAILSNQLSYALGLPGDILIVPTEDTEAKAAAIQQDHYMDLAHEQHPTLRSAGKNVEIAEKNISITKANQFPAISAFGGYNMQRPVTTSTPVMDLYNNSWQIGISFTYNIDNLFKSKRRVNLSRMQARATQEALAYTRQNVEIGVNTAFLKYREAEQQVLLMSESKKLANENYEIVRAKYLNQLAITAEMTDASNAKLDAELQYANASINALFQYYNLLKSTGTL, from the coding sequence ATGAAGCCATCAATTAAAAAATGTTTCTTTTCAGGAATTATCCTGCTAAGCTCTATAGTCGCATCTTTTTCACAGGGATTGACACCCTATAAGATTTCCCTTGGCGAAGCTGTAGAAATGGGGTTACAGAATCATCAACAGTTGAAAATAGCGAAAGTCAATGTTGAAACCAGCGAACAACAGGTCAAAGTGTCGAAATCGCAACAGTTGCCGACAGTTACTTTTTCCGCCAACGCCTTTTATTTAGGAGATGCTTTGCTTTTAAATCCTGACTGGTCAAAACTGCAAACCGTGAGTATGCCCCACTTTGGAAACAGTTTTGCAGTACAGGCATCTCAATTATTATATAAAGGCGGTGTTATCAAAAAGTCAATCGAGATGGCAGAACTTCAACAACAGCTGGCTGAACTGGATATGATCGTCAACGAACAGGATATCAAATTTCTTATTATTTCCAACTATCTGGACATTTATACCACCATCAACCAGGCACATATCCTTGAGCAAAATAAGATACTTGCGGAACAGTTGTATGACAATATTAAAAAATCATACAAAGAAGATATGGTAACCCGTAACGAGTTAATCAGAGCGGAATTGCAGATAAAGAACCTGGACCAGGCCATACTTACTATGCAGAACAACCATGCAATTTTAAGTAATCAACTGAGCTATGCGCTTGGTTTGCCCGGCGATATACTGATTGTCCCGACAGAAGACACAGAGGCCAAAGCCGCAGCGATTCAACAAGATCATTATATGGATCTGGCCCATGAACAACATCCTACATTACGCTCAGCAGGGAAAAATGTTGAGATAGCCGAAAAGAACATCAGTATCACAAAGGCAAACCAGTTTCCTGCCATATCCGCTTTTGGCGGATATAATATGCAAAGACCGGTAACTACCAGTACTCCTGTTATGGATCTGTACAACAATAGTTGGCAGATAGGCATCAGTTTCACCTATAACATCGACAATCTGTTCAAATCGAAACGCCGGGTCAACCTGAGCAGGATGCAGGCACGAGCTACACAGGAAGCTTTGGCATATACTCGACAGAATGTTGAGATCGGTGTAAACACTGCATTTCTGAAATATCGGGAAGCTGAACAACAGGTATTACTGATGAGTGAATCGAAAAAACTAGCCAATGAAAATTATGAAATAGTCAGGGCCAAATACCTGAATCAATTAGCCATTACGGCAGAAATGACAGATGCCAGTAATGCCAAGTTAGATGCTGAACTGCAATATGCCAATGCCAGCATTAATGCACTGTTCCAATATTATAACCTGCTAAAATCTACAGGAACCCTTTAA
- a CDS encoding PorT family protein, which produces MLRRIFTLVMLATMVVGYAQAQFSFGAKAGFNLVNIYGSDVEDVKMKPAFQAGLVADYSFIEAFAVQAGVMFAQQGWKVDNYLGGSDDAKINLNYIQIPINAMYKFSLGSSMKLFAQAGPYLGFGLGGKVKVGDNDMDIKFGDGDDIDKLYLDNAFDFGLGVGVGLQYNSFQLGVGYNFGLLDLDDDTTMKNGGLAITLTFLFM; this is translated from the coding sequence ATGTTAAGACGTATTTTTACTCTCGTTATGTTGGCTACTATGGTAGTCGGTTATGCTCAGGCCCAATTCTCATTTGGCGCAAAAGCAGGGTTCAACTTAGTGAATATTTATGGCAGTGATGTTGAAGATGTCAAAATGAAACCTGCATTTCAGGCGGGTTTGGTAGCAGACTATTCCTTTATTGAGGCATTTGCCGTGCAGGCTGGAGTTATGTTTGCCCAACAAGGATGGAAGGTAGATAATTATTTAGGGGGTAGTGATGATGCAAAAATCAATTTGAATTATATTCAGATACCTATTAATGCCATGTATAAATTTAGCCTGGGATCTTCTATGAAATTGTTCGCCCAGGCAGGTCCTTATTTAGGTTTTGGACTTGGTGGAAAAGTAAAAGTTGGGGATAATGATATGGATATTAAATTTGGTGACGGAGATGATATCGATAAATTATATCTTGATAATGCCTTTGATTTTGGATTAGGCGTAGGTGTTGGTCTTCAATATAATAGCTTTCAATTGGGTGTAGGCTATAATTTTGGATTGCTGGATCTGGATGATGATACTACTATGAAAAATGGCGGCTTAGCAATTACACTTACTTTTTTATTCATGTAG
- a CDS encoding DUF4292 domain-containing protein — MRCKDKILWVCLLVAVVSACRSKKPVISTGHEEITGSSCYSMESITARCKWNITDGNKSYQVSGRIYILPDSVCYFRGEKLVEIFRGVVYKDSFAVISILERTCYKGSNQYLSRMAGYPVTPEIIYMLFTGDRCEKMYENIGFKVTAGTNHKIVLRGQHNNHLEIKLNEDNHVVEQITTRNRSASSSGFTAKYSEYRTYDSFFLPSVLEISAPETQKPFKISSTFQSVLFDQPQLINFRIPNSYKVVLLR, encoded by the coding sequence ATGAGATGTAAAGATAAAATTTTATGGGTGTGTTTGTTAGTCGCTGTGGTATCCGCATGCCGTTCAAAAAAGCCGGTTATATCAACAGGACATGAAGAAATAACAGGTTCTTCCTGTTATTCTATGGAGAGTATTACAGCCAGATGCAAATGGAATATTACGGATGGCAATAAATCCTATCAGGTATCGGGCAGGATCTATATCCTTCCGGACAGTGTCTGCTACTTTCGTGGAGAAAAGCTGGTGGAAATTTTTCGCGGGGTAGTATATAAGGATTCGTTCGCTGTAATTAGTATTCTGGAGCGTACCTGCTACAAAGGGAGCAATCAATACCTGAGCCGGATGGCCGGTTATCCTGTTACCCCCGAAATCATTTATATGTTATTTACAGGTGACCGGTGCGAAAAAATGTATGAAAACATCGGGTTTAAAGTTACTGCCGGAACAAACCATAAGATCGTCCTGCGCGGACAACACAACAACCATCTTGAAATCAAGCTGAATGAAGACAATCATGTGGTGGAACAGATCACTACCCGCAACCGTTCTGCATCTTCTTCCGGATTTACTGCAAAATACAGTGAATACCGGACCTATGATTCTTTTTTCCTACCTTCGGTCCTGGAAATTTCAGCCCCGGAAACACAAAAGCCTTTCAAAATAAGCAGTACTTTCCAGAGTGTTTTGTTCGATCAACCGCAACTGATCAATTTTAGGATCCCCAATAGCTATAAAGTAGTATTGCTCCGATAA
- a CDS encoding endonuclease/exonuclease/phosphatase family protein, producing the protein MKHILLVLLTITCLAGCREEKPPKNLRIMSFNIWVGGGRSVAATADVIIKSRAQIIGIQEATRRGKNIAVQIADSLGWYAYANGNSTTIISPFAIVDTSSSGKGVKLRLNDKRFVWMFNVHLQYCPYEPYQLNGIEYCGAPLLDSAGEAVESAWKSRGETVSAVIADIKEAQKEGFPIFLTGDFNEPSYLDWTSRAVDAGLCKMPVEWPATKAFSEQAGMIDSYRAVYPDETLKPGHSWTTLPSEREVLDRIDFVFYWGDNVKPVSSCLIGEPGSLSDIGFSGYPSDHRAVLSSFQRKMINP; encoded by the coding sequence ATGAAGCATATTTTATTGGTATTATTAACCATCACCTGCCTGGCAGGTTGTCGTGAAGAAAAACCACCAAAGAATCTTCGTATCATGAGTTTCAACATCTGGGTAGGAGGTGGTCGATCCGTTGCGGCCACTGCTGATGTAATCATTAAAAGCCGTGCCCAGATCATCGGAATACAGGAGGCGACCCGTAGAGGAAAAAATATTGCCGTGCAGATTGCAGATAGCCTGGGATGGTATGCTTACGCAAACGGTAACAGTACCACCATTATCAGCCCTTTTGCCATTGTTGATACATCATCATCGGGAAAAGGAGTGAAGTTGAGACTCAATGATAAACGTTTTGTCTGGATGTTTAATGTCCACCTTCAGTATTGTCCCTATGAACCTTATCAGCTGAACGGCATCGAATATTGCGGCGCTCCATTGTTGGATTCGGCCGGAGAAGCAGTGGAATCCGCATGGAAAAGTCGCGGTGAAACAGTTTCTGCTGTTATTGCCGATATCAAGGAAGCGCAAAAAGAAGGTTTCCCGATATTCCTGACAGGTGACTTTAACGAACCTTCCTATCTCGACTGGACATCACGTGCAGTAGATGCAGGATTATGTAAAATGCCCGTCGAATGGCCGGCAACCAAAGCCTTCAGTGAACAGGCAGGAATGATCGATTCTTACCGGGCCGTATATCCGGATGAAACCCTTAAGCCGGGGCATTCCTGGACAACTTTGCCATCGGAACGGGAGGTATTGGACCGGATCGATTTTGTTTTCTATTGGGGAGATAATGTAAAACCTGTCAGTTCATGTTTGATCGGAGAACCCGGATCCCTGAGTGATATCGGATTTAGCGGCTATCCTTCGGACCATCGTGCCGTATTAAGTTCTTTTCAGCGAAAAATGATCAATCCGTGA
- a CDS encoding LuxR C-terminal-related transcriptional regulator, translating to MFKLIAIVDKSHIIREGIASLLRERDICQRIASLENMNDWKMAFKDSAPDLVIINPDLWNKNEVKRHKTGNMITVGMVYQYCDRDAIAHFDDVIYITDTEDVIVNKFRNLQQHHEKGTKDENLTAREKDVLILLLQGLSNKEVAERLVISTHTVIAHRKNIIDKTGIRSLSGLAVYALLNNIAGMDQITH from the coding sequence ATGTTCAAACTTATTGCCATTGTTGACAAATCGCACATTATCAGGGAAGGAATTGCTTCTTTGTTGCGTGAGCGTGATATATGCCAACGCATTGCCAGCTTAGAGAATATGAATGATTGGAAAATGGCATTTAAGGATTCCGCACCGGACCTGGTCATTATTAATCCTGATCTTTGGAACAAAAATGAAGTAAAAAGACATAAAACCGGCAATATGATTACTGTCGGAATGGTATATCAATATTGTGACAGGGACGCCATCGCACATTTTGATGATGTTATTTATATTACTGATACGGAGGATGTTATAGTCAATAAATTTCGTAACCTTCAACAACATCATGAAAAGGGGACTAAAGATGAAAATTTAACGGCACGTGAAAAAGACGTCCTGATTTTATTGTTACAGGGACTTTCCAATAAAGAAGTTGCCGAAAGGCTTGTTATCAGCACACATACGGTGATTGCCCATCGCAAAAATATAATTGACAAAACCGGAATCCGTTCCTTGTCAGGACTGGCCGTATATGCATTATTGAATAATATCGCAGGAATGGATCAGATCACCCATTAA
- a CDS encoding hemerythrin domain-containing protein, with translation MYKIELIIGPDTKLAELILEYPGLIDALAHLNIKLGFGDRSVKEVAEYYRINLEAFMVIIYTYCNHLDPGKTIKKEALADLLVFLKNSHDGFKRDQIPELKNLIASFAEEIPSEHGKILVSFFDGYIHEVYEHFEYEDETVFPYINAILNDQQTNGFVIHDFERNHTDIEQKLYELKNILIKYIPEEASEYHIKIIRNLFDFEKQLYYHTNLEDRVLAPSVKKMERKERRGK, from the coding sequence ATGTATAAGATTGAACTAATTATCGGACCCGATACCAAGCTGGCAGAATTGATCCTCGAATATCCAGGTTTGATTGATGCACTGGCTCACCTGAATATCAAATTGGGTTTTGGCGACCGTTCTGTTAAAGAAGTGGCGGAATATTACCGGATCAATCTCGAGGCCTTTATGGTGATCATATATACCTATTGTAATCATTTGGATCCTGGAAAAACCATCAAAAAAGAGGCTTTAGCAGATCTTCTCGTTTTCCTGAAAAACTCACATGACGGATTCAAGCGGGACCAGATTCCGGAACTGAAAAACCTGATTGCTTCTTTCGCCGAGGAAATTCCTTCTGAACATGGGAAAATACTGGTCTCATTTTTTGATGGGTATATTCACGAGGTATATGAGCATTTTGAATATGAAGACGAAACCGTATTTCCATATATTAATGCCATTCTGAATGACCAGCAAACCAATGGCTTTGTGATCCACGATTTCGAAAGGAACCATACGGATATAGAGCAAAAATTATATGAATTGAAAAATATCCTGATCAAGTATATTCCGGAAGAAGCATCGGAATACCATATAAAGATTATCCGGAATTTATTCGATTTTGAAAAGCAACTTTATTATCACACAAATCTGGAAGACAGGGTTTTGGCCCCATCTGTAAAGAAAATGGAAAGAAAAGAACGGCGTGGAAAATAA
- a CDS encoding sulfatase: MICAGLSTIPVQSKEPVNFVVIHLDDMGYGDLTVTGASGYYTPHIDRLCAEGMRFTNFYSAQAVSSASRAGLLTGCYPNRIGFAGALNPSDKKGIHPDEETIAEVLKKKDYVCSAIGKWHLGHLPEFLPLRHGFDEYFGLPYSNDMWPYHPTAKFPELPLIEGEKVINPNVMPADQEQLTTQYTERAVRFIKVNKKRPFFIYLAHSMPHVPLYVSDKFKGKSEQGLYGDVMMEIDWSVGEILKTLKENGLDKKTLVIFTSDNGPWINYGNHAGSTGGLREGKGTTFEGGQRVPCIMRWPGKIPAGTINNQLASSIDLLPTLADISESPLPANKIDGVSIRSLMEGNFHAKPRKYFLFYYRKNNLEAVRNDQFKLLLPHTGRTYEGFLPGDDGKPGKAIENHPVDMALYNMRRDPGERYDVQAQYPEVVAELMKIVEEARMDLGDDLTGNPGKNRRPIGTVK, translated from the coding sequence ATGATTTGTGCCGGATTGTCTACTATCCCTGTACAATCGAAAGAGCCGGTTAATTTTGTGGTGATCCACCTGGATGATATGGGTTATGGAGATCTCACCGTAACAGGAGCCAGTGGTTATTACACTCCTCATATCGACCGGTTATGTGCCGAAGGAATGAGGTTTACCAATTTCTATAGCGCACAGGCAGTGAGCAGTGCGTCCCGCGCAGGTCTTCTGACCGGGTGCTATCCGAACCGGATCGGGTTTGCAGGAGCTTTGAATCCTTCTGATAAAAAAGGGATCCATCCGGATGAAGAGACCATTGCAGAAGTGCTGAAAAAAAAGGATTATGTGTGTAGTGCCATTGGAAAATGGCATTTAGGGCACCTTCCCGAATTCCTGCCGTTAAGACATGGATTTGATGAGTATTTCGGATTGCCTTACTCCAACGACATGTGGCCCTATCATCCTACGGCGAAATTCCCGGAATTGCCTTTGATAGAAGGCGAAAAGGTGATTAATCCTAATGTGATGCCTGCTGATCAGGAACAATTGACCACCCAATATACCGAACGGGCAGTCCGGTTTATTAAAGTCAATAAAAAAAGGCCTTTTTTTATTTATCTGGCCCATTCCATGCCCCATGTGCCGCTTTACGTATCCGATAAATTCAAAGGTAAGAGCGAACAAGGCTTGTATGGTGACGTTATGATGGAGATAGACTGGAGTGTCGGAGAAATACTTAAAACACTTAAAGAAAACGGACTTGATAAAAAGACCCTGGTCATTTTTACTTCCGATAACGGACCCTGGATCAATTACGGTAATCATGCAGGATCAACAGGTGGATTGCGCGAAGGGAAAGGAACCACTTTCGAAGGGGGACAACGGGTTCCCTGCATCATGCGTTGGCCGGGAAAAATACCTGCCGGAACCATCAATAACCAGTTGGCATCATCCATAGACCTGTTGCCGACACTTGCTGATATTAGCGAGTCTCCTTTGCCCGCAAATAAGATTGATGGTGTCAGCATCAGAAGCCTCATGGAAGGAAATTTCCATGCAAAGCCACGAAAATATTTTTTGTTTTATTACCGGAAGAATAATCTGGAAGCGGTACGTAACGATCAGTTCAAGTTGTTACTGCCCCATACAGGACGTACTTATGAAGGATTTTTGCCTGGCGATGACGGGAAACCCGGAAAAGCCATTGAAAACCATCCCGTCGATATGGCTCTGTATAACATGCGGCGTGATCCGGGAGAACGTTATGATGTACAGGCACAATATCCGGAAGTTGTTGCCGAATTGATGAAAATAGTAGAAGAGGCTCGTATGGATTTAGGGGATGACCTTACCGGAAATCCCGGAAAAAACAGGAGACCGATCGGTACTGTAAAATAA
- the argG gene encoding argininosuccinate synthase, whose translation MTKEKVVLAFSGGLDTSYCAKYLSDEKGFEVYSVIVNTGGFNAAELSEIERKAYNLGVRHHETIDVTQEYYDKCIKYMIFGNILKNNTYPLSVSSERAFQAIAIVEYAKKMGVESIAHGSTGAGNDQVRFDLIFQIMMPNVKIITPIRDMKLSREEEIEYLKSKGVEDNWEKKTYSINKGLWGTSVGGRETLSSETWLPNDAYPSQLKKDGQEFLEIGFLKGEPESVNGEKMTPVDAIRKIEEIASGYAIGRDTHVGDTIIGIKGRVGFEAAAPLILIKSHHLLEKHVLTKWQQYWKEQLANWYGLLLHEGQYLEPVMRNIEKFMDDSQKYVSGNVKLLLQPYRFETLGISSEHDLMNATFAKYGEENTAFTGDDVIGFTKILSNQMKIYGSVNNEW comes from the coding sequence ATGACAAAAGAAAAAGTGGTTTTGGCTTTTAGTGGCGGATTGGACACCTCTTATTGTGCCAAATATTTGAGTGATGAAAAAGGATTTGAGGTATATTCGGTAATTGTTAATACGGGAGGATTCAATGCTGCTGAACTTTCTGAAATCGAGCGTAAAGCATACAATCTGGGGGTACGCCATCATGAAACGATTGATGTGACACAGGAATATTACGATAAATGTATTAAATATATGATTTTCGGGAATATTCTGAAGAACAATACTTATCCCCTTTCTGTAAGTTCGGAACGTGCGTTCCAGGCCATAGCTATTGTTGAATATGCCAAGAAAATGGGAGTGGAAAGTATTGCACATGGTAGCACCGGTGCCGGCAATGACCAGGTACGTTTTGACCTGATATTTCAGATCATGATGCCCAACGTAAAGATCATCACTCCTATCCGTGATATGAAATTATCGAGGGAAGAGGAGATCGAATATTTAAAGAGCAAGGGTGTAGAGGATAATTGGGAAAAGAAAACCTATTCCATCAATAAAGGCCTGTGGGGAACCAGTGTCGGTGGAAGGGAAACTCTTTCTTCTGAAACATGGTTACCTAATGACGCATATCCCAGCCAGTTAAAAAAAGACGGGCAGGAATTTTTGGAAATTGGCTTTTTGAAAGGTGAACCGGAAAGTGTCAACGGGGAAAAAATGACACCTGTCGACGCCATTCGTAAAATCGAAGAGATTGCATCAGGATATGCCATCGGACGTGATACACATGTAGGTGATACCATTATCGGGATAAAAGGACGTGTCGGCTTTGAAGCTGCCGCACCGCTCATTCTGATTAAATCGCATCATCTTCTCGAAAAACATGTTCTCACAAAATGGCAACAATATTGGAAAGAACAACTGGCTAACTGGTATGGGCTGCTATTGCACGAAGGACAATATCTGGAACCTGTCATGCGTAACATTGAAAAATTTATGGATGACAGTCAAAAATATGTAAGCGGGAATGTAAAATTATTGCTTCAGCCTTATCGTTTTGAAACATTAGGTATTTCTTCGGAACATGACCTGATGAATGCTACCTTTGCTAAATATGGTGAAGAAAATACCGCCTTTACCGGTGATGATGTCATAGGATTCACTAAAATCCTGTCCAACCAGATGAAAATTTACGGATCTGTAAATAATGAATGGTAA
- a CDS encoding DUF308 domain-containing protein → MKVAYIIIGGLFVLLGLVMIFTPEGFVSAFVVCLGLMAIFNGVINLVSVRNMLDDADFKRAFTLRAVFNIVIGLLAVIVPIAVASVAWTVIVYILAAQLLISSFIELYGIWKMSKSGIPYGMYLFEVFISIFLAIVLFAIPATVGITLIRLIGVLIVFFGIGWVIWNLRSENKKNEITP, encoded by the coding sequence ATGAAAGTAGCATATATTATCATCGGAGGTTTGTTTGTACTACTAGGATTAGTCATGATTTTCACACCCGAGGGTTTTGTTTCAGCCTTTGTAGTTTGTCTTGGGCTAATGGCCATTTTTAATGGAGTAATCAATCTGGTTTCTGTCCGGAATATGCTGGACGATGCTGATTTCAAGCGTGCCTTTACCTTACGGGCCGTTTTTAATATTGTGATCGGTTTGTTGGCCGTAATAGTGCCAATTGCAGTTGCCAGTGTCGCCTGGACTGTAATCGTATACATTCTGGCCGCCCAACTACTCATCTCCTCTTTTATCGAACTATATGGTATATGGAAAATGAGTAAGTCGGGCATCCCTTACGGAATGTACCTCTTTGAAGTCTTTATTTCTATTTTTCTGGCAATAGTGTTGTTTGCCATTCCTGCTACCGTAGGAATCACACTTATCCGGCTGATAGGAGTCCTGATTGTATTCTTCGGTATTGGCTGGGTGATCTGGAACCTGAGAAGTGAAAATAAAAAAAATGAGATCACTCCCTGA
- a CDS encoding RNA polymerase sigma factor, with protein MTTSEFNHQLLEFGDRLSRFAVRLTADKDNAKDLLQETYLKALSCKEQFANETNLMAWTYTIMKNTFINSYRKASQQKVIFDNTKDLFFLNQDRDSSNISPESVFQEKEINRAIEALSNEYKVPFRLYTQGYKYKEISDMLGLKIGTVKSRIFFTRKKLSGMLEDR; from the coding sequence ATGACAACATCGGAATTTAATCACCAATTATTGGAATTCGGGGACAGATTATCCCGCTTTGCCGTTCGCTTAACGGCTGATAAAGATAATGCAAAAGACCTGTTACAGGAAACATACCTGAAAGCACTTTCCTGTAAGGAGCAATTTGCCAATGAGACCAATCTGATGGCATGGACCTATACGATCATGAAAAATACATTTATCAATAGTTATCGTAAGGCATCCCAGCAAAAAGTAATTTTTGATAACACAAAAGATTTATTTTTTCTGAATCAGGATAGGGATTCATCCAATATTTCCCCTGAATCCGTATTTCAGGAAAAAGAGATCAACAGAGCTATAGAAGCACTGAGTAATGAGTATAAAGTTCCTTTCAGGCTATACACCCAGGGATATAAATACAAGGAAATTTCCGATATGTTGGGGTTAAAAATAGGGACGGTAAAAAGCCGGATCTTTTTTACCCGGAAAAAATTATCGGGAATGTTGGAAGATCGCTGA
- a CDS encoding CNNM domain-containing protein, which yields MGLLFLYLILALAVSFLCSIAEAVLLSVSLSYVKTLDESKSSVKRLKRFKEDVDRPLSSILSLNTIAHTVGAAGVGAQATALFGEKYFGVVSAILTILILLLSEILPKSIGARYWRNLALPVAQVLNVMIYIMYPVVWISKGITKIISGGKNQEKVSREEIAALTEIGFEEGIFAETESQTIKNLIRSRSVKANEIMTPRTVVVAVEGNTKLSDFFSDTDVIRHSRFPVFNKSMDNVTGYVLKYDVTDHLNKGKGNLSVNDIKRPVVICYEKITVPKLFDIMLEKKEQIAVLVDEYGGLDGIVTLEDIIETIFGFEIVDELDSQADMQELAKEKWRTRAENMNIKLTDQNES from the coding sequence ATGGGACTTCTTTTTTTATACCTTATATTGGCTTTAGCAGTGTCCTTTCTTTGCTCCATTGCTGAAGCAGTTCTTCTTTCCGTATCATTATCTTATGTGAAGACCCTGGACGAATCCAAATCGAGTGTCAAACGGTTAAAGCGATTCAAGGAAGATGTTGACAGGCCATTGTCTTCCATATTGTCACTCAATACAATAGCGCATACTGTAGGAGCTGCGGGAGTGGGTGCACAGGCCACGGCTCTGTTCGGTGAAAAATATTTTGGTGTCGTTTCCGCAATCCTTACTATTTTGATATTGCTTCTTTCCGAAATTCTTCCTAAAAGCATTGGAGCCCGGTATTGGCGGAATCTTGCTTTGCCTGTGGCGCAGGTTTTAAATGTAATGATCTATATCATGTATCCGGTGGTCTGGATATCAAAAGGGATTACCAAGATCATTTCGGGGGGAAAGAATCAGGAGAAGGTGAGCCGTGAAGAGATAGCCGCGCTTACTGAGATCGGTTTTGAAGAAGGTATTTTTGCAGAAACGGAGAGTCAGACGATCAAAAATCTGATACGTTCCCGTTCTGTTAAAGCCAATGAGATCATGACACCCCGTACAGTGGTGGTTGCTGTTGAAGGTAATACAAAACTTTCTGACTTTTTTTCCGATACCGATGTGATTCGACATTCAAGATTTCCTGTGTTCAATAAATCAATGGATAATGTTACCGGATATGTGTTAAAATATGATGTTACCGATCATTTGAATAAGGGGAAGGGTAATCTGTCGGTAAATGATATAAAACGTCCTGTAGTCATTTGTTACGAAAAGATCACTGTCCCGAAATTATTCGATATCATGCTTGAGAAAAAAGAGCAGATAGCTGTTCTTGTCGATGAGTATGGCGGACTGGATGGAATTGTTACCCTGGAGGATATTATTGAGACTATTTTTGGCTTTGAAATCGTGGATGAACTCGACAGCCAGGCGGATATGCAGGAACTGGCCAAAGAAAAATGGCGTACACGTGCTGAAAATATGAATATTAAATTAACTGATCAGAATGAATCATAA